CTAGACTGGGGCCTGGAGAGTCAGCCTCCCCTCCCTACCTGGGCTGGCCTTTCAGTTCCCAGGGGCCCAGACTTGGCTTCTCACGGGAACCACTGCCTGCATGCGCTGAGGCCATGGGACTGGGGGTTGGGAGGGGGCGATGGGGAGGGCCGCGCTGGGAGCCCACCTCACCCAGGCACTAAGCCTCTTGGCTTGCACTTGCTTTCTCTCCCCGCTTAAGACTGAAGGCTCCCAGGCACCTTGGCCCTGGCCAGCAAGAAACACTTCCCTTGTGACAGAGACCATGCTCATCTCTCTGTCAGGCACATGGAGGCCCAAAGAGGTCTCAGAGCTGATGAACGGGGAACTGGGATTAGAACCCCAATTGTTTGCCTCCCCAAACCACCCGAGTACCAGGAAATGAGGGGCAATGACCCCAGCTTTCCCAGTGGATCAGCTCggcaggcccagagagggagagagagacagataaatAAGGCCTTTATATACAGAGAAGCATGATatagtggggtgggggtgggctggcAGCAGCAGCGGGCGGGGCAGCCGGGCTGGCGGGGCCCCGTCAGTGGGAGAAGATGCCCCGGAAGCGGGCCTTGTCCTCCTCGTCCTTCTGGCGGATCCGCGCCTCCAGGGCCCGCAGCTCGCGGCTCACCACAGGCGCCAGGGCCGGGTCCAGCTGCAACACCTTGGCAAAGTCAGCCTGGGCCTCCTGGGCGTTCCACACCGCCGCGTGGGCCTTGCCACGCTTGAAGTAGGCCTTGACATTGTCTGCAGGGGGCGCCAGTGGGCGGCAAACACACGAGGGCATGAGAAAGGGGAGCCAGCCAGCACCCCACCTTGACTTCTGGCACCAGGGGCCCGGCGTGAATGGAGCCCTCCTGCCCTGAGGATGCCAACCCCGCCCCCAAGCCCCATTCCTACCTCGCTGGCACAGCAGGGCCCACGGCCCCACCTGGGTGGGAGAGATTGGGTCAGGCTCCCATGGGAGTTCAGAACGGGGGTGATATTGAAGGCCCAGAGGCGATGGAGGAGGCCGCCTGCCTGACCACCCGCCGGCCCCCTGCCCTGGTGACCCAGCGCCCAGCGCTCACCATCATACTTATTGAGGATGGAGGAGCAGTGATCCAGCACTTCGTAATACTCTTTGGCCACCAGCTTGCACTGACAGTAGTTGAGCAGCAGTGGGGTGATCTGCTGATCCAGCTGGATCCAGTCGGGGGACCCAGGCTGTTCCTGGGGGCGCGGAGGCAGGGAGAGGGCAAAAGATGctgaaacctgggccccctgggccccacctgacccctcccctcacccaccGCAGCCTCCAGGCAGCACCTTCATCTGAAGGTTCTTGAGGCAGGCGATGGCGTCATAGTACTTGGCAGCGGCCTCCTTCACGTGGCCCTCACGGTACAACCGGTTACCCTCCTGGTGGATGACCGGCACCGCCTTTGCCTTCTCCTCATCCGTCATTGCCCACGGGTCCTGCTGGTACGTGCCAGGGTTCTCCACCTGCCGGGGCATAAGCCAGCTCAGGGCCCGGGGTCAGCCTCTGGGCTGGCTGGGCCCAGGACACTGGGTACCAGAAGCAGAATCACTTCTTCATCCACTGACCCttcaacaaatatgtatgtaGCATCTCCTGCATGCCCAGCACTGTGCTGGGTTCTATAAAGAGAGCAGTGAGCAAGATGGTGAAAAGCCCTGTCTTGGCAGAGACCTGAGGAGCAGGGAGGGGCCCCAGGAGGGAGGGCACTGCCAGGCGTCCTTGTGCCTGTTCCACCCCAGCCCCCAAGCAGTCAGGGAGGCCCCTAGCTCCGGGCAGGCGGGCAGGGCTGGCACCCTCTCTGAAGCTGGGCGGTAGGAGTTTGGCCCGGGGGCCCCTCACCTTCAGCATCTCGATGTCGAAGAGGAGAGGCTGGGGGTTCTGCTGCAGGGCGTCCAGGTCGGCGTGGCCCAGGGAGTTGTGCTCATGCATCTGGGCGATGCCACAGCAGTGGCGCTGGCCCTCCAGCGGGTCCTTGCCGGCTGCGATGTTGCGTAGACTCTTGGCCACCAGTGGGTACAGCACCACGTGCTGCAGAGGGTGAGTGGGCACGGGGGGCTCTGTCAGCACCTGCTGGCTGGTAGGGGGCTCAAGAGGCCCCGCCCTCTGCCCCATCACCATCTGAGAAGGGACACAGGCCCAAAGAACCAGCACCTGGTTCAGGCGACACCCAGGAAGACTTttccctccagactcctctggcctCCCAGCCCTCCATCACTTTCAAGCCAAACACCCACGCTTCccacccccgccacacacacacacacacacacacacacacacacacacacactcccactgCCAACCTGTCTTCCAAGCTCTGACAAGTCCAGTGGAATTCTTACCTCTTACCTGTCCTCCTCCCAGGTTTGCAGCCCACAAGCTGGGCTCCTCACCATTCCAGGGGCCCTTCCACACTCTGTTCCCAGCATCTCTTCTCtccggccccacccccacccctttcaGGTCCCCTCTCTGAGTTGGGATTAGGGCAGCAACTTCAAAATCCTCATGGAGGACCCTCAGGCATTGGAGACCTAGCTTTTttatggggtttttttgtttttttcagttgtggcccactttattttttttactttttggccacgcagcatgtaggatcttagttcccggaccagggatccaacccatgccccctgcattggaagtgcagagtcttaaccactggatcaccatggaagtcccaggGACCTAGCTTTTGACCTTTCACTAGGAACATCTGCTGGGATGGCAGAAGTGAGACCATCCCCACGCCTAACCAGCTCTTCTCACTGACCCTGTCGTCGGCTCGGGGCTGACTGCTCAGCTAATGTTCATCCAGTCAGCAGATATGTTCTGAGTCTTGGCTCTGGGCTGGCCCACACTGGGCACTTTCAAGGTAAACAGGCCCAATCCCTGCCCTGAAGTAGCCTAGAAGCAAAGGACCAGATCCTGGCCATGCAGAATATGAGGGGTGGAGAACCCAGAGGAGGGGTTCAAGTCAAACACCagtagtcagggaaggcttcctgggggTGGTGACCCAGGAATTAGTTTGAAGTAGGAAGGAAGATGTTGGCTAAGAAGGAGATGGGAACATAGGGAGGTGAGTGAGAGGGAGGCCCTACAGGGGCCATGTGGGCATCTATGGCTTGCACTTCAACTCAATAGTGACCAGGAACAGAGGGGATTGAAGCAAGGAGCTATAGCGATTATTGCATTTGAGAGCCAGTCCCTGGCTGCAGTCCGgctgaaggagaggaaaaggcaGACTAGGGGCCCGGAGGCCTGGTAGTGCAGAGCCCTGGAGGGAGTTGGTGGTGGCCCGGGCAGGGCAGAGGATGGGGAATTGGGTGTGGCCAGACAGACGCAGGCAGGCGCGGGGCATGGGGTACCTTGACATCGCAGCAGAACTGGGCAATCTCCCCCTCCCGCATGGTGCGCACAATGGTCTCCCACACAGGCAGCTTGAACTTCTTGCCGATGATGAGCTCCATGGGCTTGCCACGCACCCGGCTGTCGTCCAGCACGGCGCCCTCCTCGTCACTGCGCAGAGTGCGGTAGTGGAACGTGGCCTGCAGGCCACAAATGGGATCAGACAAGGGCACGGCCTTCCCACAACCACAAGGACAAGGCCAGCTCACAGCCTGCAGGTGGCACAAGGGACCGGGCTCACCCAGGGCTCACCACCTGACCTTTATCGCACTACCAAGGAGGGAAGGGGTCCAAGTCACATGGCGAATGGGTGGATGGGCTGGGATGAGAGCCCAAGGGGTCTGGCTTTAGTCATTCTTTCAACAATattgacagaggacgagatggttggatggcatcaccgactcaatggacatgagtttgcgcaagctccaggagacggtgaaggacagggaggcctggcgtgctgcagtccatggggtcgcaaagggttggacacgacttagcgactaaacaactacCTGCCTGAGCTCTGTGCTAGGCCTGGCAGTTGACAAAACAGACAAAAGCCCCCGCCCCCGTGTAGCTCACAGGGAACTTTTAAAGGAAAGAGATAGGCCTCAAACAAAACACGCTCTGTGAGGTGGAGCAAAATGCTATGGATCAGACATCAAAACACAGCAGGGTAAGGCACAGCGAGTTCAGGGAGCCGGAGTCACTGAAGGAactccctggcagttcagtggttaggagttGACAGTTTCACTGctggggctcaggttcgatccctggtcagggaactaggatcctgcaagctgcactgtgtgccctcccccctccccctaaaaaaaagagagagagagagagagaaagcagagatcTGAAAGGAGTACAGGAGAAGCGAGCCAGACAGATGCTGAGGTAGGAAGGGGCGGGAAATTTCTTGGCCAAAagaacagcaggtgcaaaggccttGCAGAGGGGCAGTGTGTGGTGTGTTCATGAAGCGGGAGGCCAgcgcagcagcaggagcagagtGAACCAGGGGGAGGGGTGGTAAGGGGTCatcaggtcagcagggagggaCCCCACAGAGCCTAAAGCCCGTGGTAAGGACTTTGTTTTTTCACTCTGAAATGGGAGCCACCGGGTGGCTCCAAGGAGAGGAGAGACATGATCTGATGTAGGTTCTGCTGCTGTGGGGATGAGACAGGCAGGAAAGCCTGGAAGACAGAAGCAGGAGATGAGTTAAGATGTTACTGGAATAACCCAGGAGAGAGACGAAGGCAGCCTGAACCACGGTGGGAGTGGTGGAAGTGGTCAGATCTTGAGTGTATCTTGAGGAtcttctgggggggggggggtggtctatGAGAACAAGAGGGCAGAGGCATGGAGACTGGGAGGTTTTTGGCCTGAGCAACCAAAAGGCTGGAGGGGCCGTTCCCTGAGATGAGAGGCTTGAGGGGAGCAGGTTAAATTGCCAATGAGACATCCAGGTGGAGAAGGTGAGTAGGGACCCAGATATCAACTTTCAGGGGGAGGGAAGGCTAGACACAGACATTTGGGAGTGGTCCAGGCATGCATGGGGAGCTTCTTAAAAGACACGAGCCTGGATGAGATGAGATCATCTCAGGGTGAGTAAAGAGAAGTCTCAAGACTGAACCCTCCACAGGATATGGTTAGAGGAACCCACACTCTTTCCCACCCCTAGCCACCCCGCTGAACTCCGTTTCCGCATCAGTAAAATGGAGTTAGCAACAGTACCTACCTCGCCTTGTGAGAATGAAAGCAAACTTGTGAAGCATCGAGCACTGTGCTCTTGTGAACCCTCAGTCAATGCCGGtgattgtttgtttatttgtcccTATTCTTTCAGTGTCATTGTTCACAGATCATCACTATTTTTGGTGTTTTCTCCAACTGGTGTCTGTTCCATCCAAGATCTCCCTTGCCAAGACCTTCTTCAAGGCCACCAACCAccgcgccgcccccccccccggccccaaCCCATGGGGACCTTCATCCACATCCCTTCTCTCATCTCCAGAAGCATCCCTCTATGTATCATCGATCACCAGGGCCATGCAGCTCGGCCTCAGGGCACCCCTGTGAGCCGGGCTCAGAGCTTTACCTTTGCCATCTCTGCACAGCTCTTGTCAGCACAGTAGTTCTTACTTTTGGTGTCCCCTGTAGGTTTTAAATGTTCGACTGTTCTAGTCATCAACAAGATATGTcacttcaggacttccctggcggtccagaggttaagaatctgcctgccaatgcaggggacacaggttcgatccctggtccaggaagattccacatattatGAGAcaattaagcctgtgtgccacagctactgaggctgCGCTCCATAGTGAGAAGCTTGTGAAGgaggcaactagagagtagcctccactctccacaactagagaaagcccacgctcAGCcatgaaaacccagcacagtcaaaaaaaaaaaaagatatgtcaCTTCAGTTATTTTCAGTGCCAGGACTTTTACTCATTCACTCAATATGCATGTCCTGTGTGACTGCTCTGCTGGGCACAGGGGCTGTCCCCAGGAGGCCCGTACTCTACAAACAAGTGGCAACTGGGAAAGCCCTCCAGAAGAAGGAACTGTATGAGCAGAAGGAGGTAAGCCTGGAGGCGTACCTTattggggcagggaggggtggaAGAGGCTGGAGCTAGGATCCTGGAGGTGCAAAGGAGGAAGATGGGGGGCTCTTTATTTCTCAGCCCTTATCTGTCTCGACCCAATGCCACGAAGAGCAGTAGGAAAGCTGTTAAAAGGGTTCTCCTCTGGTAGACCCGACCCCGTAGCCTGTTCTCTGGGTTTGTGCATCccagggcctcagttttcccatctaagCAATGGGAGCTGGTCTACGTTTTCAGAAGGCCCTTCCTTCCATCTATAGCAGACCTTTAACAAGGGGCCCCTCCCAGAGCCCAGGTTTCCCATTTGGGGTCTTCTCCAGAGCTGGGTCTGTGCAAGCAGTGGGATCAACACCCCCACCTACcgcaaaatatttattgatgactGACGGCCTCCCTGGCCTATGTGGCCACCCAGCCAAGCCAGGGGGCGGAGCTCACGCATCCGAATTCACCCTCTACTTAATTCCAAGCCAATCAGCGTCGAGCTCGGCATGTGAGCGGTAGGGTCACCGACCACTGCTGTCTGGGCATGCGCGATCTCTCGCCTGAGGCCTCCTCCCGCCTCGCATGCGCACCGCGCCACCGACGGGTTAAGGGGAAGCGGGTCGACACGAACCTTGGTTCCATCCTGAAAGTCAGGGAGCGCTCCTCGGCCCTCCTGTATCACACGCTTTTGGATCCCGTCCTCCCGGAGTCTTGCGATGATATCCGCCATCCTCCTTCCCCGCTGCTCTCTTTCGGCAACTTCCGGACTCGCTCGGCAGCTTCCGGACCTGCTTCGGCAACTTCTAGAACTTCGGCAACTTCCGAGCTGGCGCCATTTTGGCTAAGGGCAGACGCCGAAAAGAGCCCGAACGTAGAAACGGGCTGTGATTGGTTCTCTGCTCCGCGGCTGAGCGCGCGTGTCAGgccaggggcggggccggggcctgTGAGAGAGGCGGGGCCGGAGTCtgccgggcggggcggggcggggcctggggcgtCCCTAGGAACTGTGTCCTTGAACCGATTTGGTTTGGGCCCTCCCAAGTGGCCGTGGGCCAAGCTATTTAAAGTTGCAGAAGTAGCACGACAGCATTACAGAGCTGGGGGGAGGGAAGGCCGGCATGCGTAAGGCCACCTCCTAAAACTATTTTTGtgtattccttttgttttttcttttagcttgCCTAGCACAGTAGTCGTGCGTGTCCATCCTGAATGTTTCTCTTCGTCAGTCAGTCAGTCTAGGTGTaagaaggagggggaggagggtttCTGTATTCCCGTGGGAATCCTAGGCTCCCCAGGAGACGGACAGCCGCTTGTGGGGTCCGGGCTAGCCGTGTCGTCACCACGGAGCCCACCGCGGTATCTGGCACGTAGTAGGTGCCCAGTGAATATTAGGGAATACAGGAATGACAGAAATGAGGCACTTCAGAGGCTAAACCGTTTCTCTCCGCCTCTGGAAACTAGTGAAGAATagctctaagagtcttctcccactttcgaggtttcagttcagttcagttcactcgctcagtcgtgtcccgactctttgcgaccccatggactgcagcatgtcaggcctccctgtccatcaccaactcccagagcttactcaaactcatgtccatagagtcagtgatgccacccaaccatctcatcctctgtcatccctttctcctgtcttcagtctttcccggcatcaggatcttttccaatgagtcatttcttcacatcaggtggtcaaagttttggagtttcagctttagcatctgtccttccaaagaatattcagtactgatttcctttaggatgcactggttggatctcctttcagcccAAGGTTTAGGTAACCGAATAAAGGGAATGTCTTGGGGTCTGTGCACTGTCCTCACTCCATAACTGATAAGAATTATGTCTGTCCCCTTTGCCCCACGTGCTGAGGGCTTCAGATGTTTATGTTGGTTCATTTCCCCCAAGAAGTCCCCCGAGAGAGGTGGAACCTCTGGGGCGAAAGGgaaacatgttttgtttttagcttttgtttttcacttgcaCAGGAAGTTTTACAGGCAAGTTCTGCCGAATTCTGAAGCAACGAGTAGTCTGTGTTCTTACACAGGTTGttccagaaaaatggaaaaagagggAAAGTCAACCAATATATTTTATGAGACTAGTTTAATCTTGATTCTAAAAAAGATACTTAAACCATAAGGCAAGTTAAATTAAATACTTAAACCGATTTTACTAATAAATATAGATATGAAGGATTTCCCAGTtggcacaggggtaaagaacccacctaccaatgcaggagacacagagagtcaggtttgatccctaggtcgggaagatccccaggagtagggaatcacaacccactccagtattcttgcctgggaaatcccatggatagaggagtctggagggctacagtccttggggaggcaaagagtccgacatgactgtgcgtgcacgcacacatacatagatgtgaaaaatccTAAATGAATccactagtatatataaaaatgcCTCAGTATGCTAAATGAGtgccattcaaaaaaaaaaaacaaatattattaatacattattccatttatatgaggtacctacaGACAAAGTTAAATTCATGGAGACAAAGTTAAATGGTAGTTgagtggggggagggaaggaaatgaggagttgtttaatgggtacagtttagttttgcaagatgaaaagatccTGGAGACTGGttatacaacaatgtgaacatagttttttgttgttgtgtttttgcttttttgccacatggctttcaggatctcagttctccaaactgggtttgaacccaggccatggcaacaaaaacctggaatcctaaccagtaGGCCACTAGGCAATGCCTGTGAATATATCCAATAGCACCGCAACACTACTACAAGCACCACTACAATATACATCACGGCCGTGTGTTGtcacccgcttatttaacttacgtgcAGAGCACGTCATGTGAAACGCCGGGCTGGGGGAAGCTCGAGCTGGACTCaggattgccagcagaaatatcaacaacctcagaaacgcagatgacaccaccctaatggcagaaagtgaagaggaactaaagagcctcttgatgaaggtgaaagaagagagtgaaaaagctggcttaaaactcaacattcaaaaaacgaagatcatggcatctggtctaatcacttcatggcaaatagatggggaaacaatggaaacagtggcagattttactttcctgggctccagaatcattgtggatggtgactgcagccatgaaatttaaaagacacttgctccttggaagaaaagctatgacaaatctagacagcgtattaaaaagcagagacatcactttgccgacaaaggtcctcatagtcaaagctatggtctttccagtagtcatgtacagatgtgagaattggaccataaagaaggctgagtactgaagaattgatgctttccaactgtggtattggagaagactcttgagagtcccttggactgcaaggagataaaaccagttaatcctaaaggaaatcaaccttgaatattcattagaaggactaatgctgaagctgaagctccaatactttggccacctgatgtgaagagccaactcacaggaaaaggccctgatgctgggaaagactgagagcaggaggagaaggagatgacagagaatgagatggttggatggcatcattgactcaacggacatgagtttgagataTTGAAGGAAGctccgggagatactgaaggacagggaagcctggcctgctgcagtgcatggggtcacaaagagttggacatgacttagaaactgaacaacaacaaagcattacTGAACTTTgcacttaaaaaatgtttaagataataaatttcaTGTGTATTACCCAcagttaaaactttaaaatgctttctcaaaaggaaaaaaaaaggggacttcccagtggttcaatggttaagaatctgccttgcaatgcaggggaagtgggttcaatccctggctgggcaactaagatcccacatgttcgGGAAACTGAGCCCgaacaccacaactattgagcctgcatgctctggagcccacctCAGCTAAGATCCAAcatagccaaataagtaaataatttttaagaaaaaggaaaaaaaaaaagatcaagtagGGCTCATTCCAAGAATGATTTAACCAAGAATGGTTTAACATTAGAAACATCCATTGCtgaactcccctggtggtccactggttaagaccaCATTTCCAGTGCAGGAGGCTCGGTtcctccctggttggggaactaaaatcccacatgccacgccctttagccaaaaagaaaaaaatccattattATAATTCATCAAATCAGTGAATTAAAGGAGAAAACtcatataattatttcaaaatatgcagaaaaagtatttgatgaAATTTGCTTTGATGACTATGATAAAAACTCATAGGGCAGAAGAGGAACTTTATCAGAATGACACAAGCCACATGCAATTAAGTATGATAGATAAATACTCACATTCCCTTCAAGATCAGGAACAAAGTAAGGAATGTTCCCTATCAATGATGTTGTTTAGCAAAGTATTGGAAGTCCGGGCCAAAGCAATaaaccaagaaaaggaaattagtgATTatatctacatagaaaatccaacAGAAT
Above is a genomic segment from Dama dama isolate Ldn47 chromosome 2, ASM3311817v1, whole genome shotgun sequence containing:
- the AIP gene encoding AH receptor-interacting protein isoform X1; translated protein: MADIIARLREDGIQKRVIQEGRGALPDFQDGTKATFHYRTLRSDEEGAVLDDSRVRGKPMELIIGKKFKLPVWETIVRTMREGEIAQFCCDVKHVVLYPLVAKSLRNIAAGKDPLEGQRHCCGIAQMHEHNSLGHADLDALQQNPQPLLFDIEMLKVENPGTYQQDPWAMTDEEKAKAVPVIHQEGNRLYREGHVKEAAAKYYDAIACLKNLQMKEQPGSPDWIQLDQQITPLLLNYCQCKLVAKEYYEVLDHCSSILNKYDDNVKAYFKRGKAHAAVWNAQEAQADFAKVLQLDPALAPVVSRELRALEARIRQKDEEDKARFRGIFSH
- the AIP gene encoding AH receptor-interacting protein isoform X2 — its product is MADIIARLREDGIQKRVIQEGRGALPDFQDGTKATFHYRTLRSDEEGAVLDDSRVRGKPMELIIGKKFKLPVWETIVRTMREGEIAQFCCDVKHVVLYPLVAKSLRNIAAGKDPLEGQRHCCGIAQMHEHNSLGHADLDALQQNPQPLLFDIEMLKVENPGTYQQDPWAMTDEEKAKAVPVIHQEGNRLYREGHVKEAAAKYYDAIACLKNLQMKEQPGSPDWIQLDQQITPLLLNYCQCKLVAKEYYEVLDHCSSILNKQCQGLLQAWQGPRGGVERPGGPG